DNA from candidate division KSB1 bacterium:
GAGTAATTCGAATCGGTTTCAATTCTGGCCCGGGAATGATGAACTTTATGCATATTCGGAGAAACGATAAAAAAACGAATGAACCGATCCAAGTGCTTGGGGAGTACGATATTCGCATGATGAAACTGAGTTATTGTTAAGAGCACGATGTCATATAAAATAATCAACCAAATTGGGATACCAATCAGGACAATAATCCCAAGACGAAGAATCGATGAAATGGTAATCTCACCCAAATGGAAACGTACTGCAGTGGTAACATCCATTCCTGGATCACTATGATGCATGCGGTGGAATCGCCACAGAAACGGAATCCGGTGGTTTAATCGGTGCCAGCAGTACGTCCAACAATCAATGATTAGAAAAGCCGATACAGCATGGATTGTTGCGGGCGCTTTTAACCAGTTTAGCAGACCTAATTGGCGGGATTCTGTAATCAAGGCAACCGTTACCGTTATTCCTGAAAATACTAAACCTAATATCACAGCATTTATGCCAGCAATGGAAAGATTGCGAGCCGCATGCCGCACGCGGTTTTTAGGTTTCTCAAAGAACGGCGAAGCTGTTTCCCACATCCAGAAAACAACCAGGACGAGAACTGCAGCAATTGGCTGCCACTGTTTAAGAAGGATGTGCAGCACGAGCGTCATCCTTATTTTGTTCTATCTTAATGAAAGTGGATTCGGCGACCCGTTTGAATTTCTTTAACGACAACGCCATGCTAAACTTCATCCAAAAAGAAACGAAGGGTTCTAAAATCTGACTAGATGCCTGAACCTCAACAAATTTTATTATCGTGACCATGATTCTTCAATTCCTATGAAATTATCATTTTACCAATCATAATGTATTTATTTTTATCCCTTGATGGTTTATGGTTATTAATCAGGAAAATATCCTTGTTCAATAACAATG
Protein-coding regions in this window:
- a CDS encoding sterol desaturase family protein, which gives rise to MWETASPFFEKPKNRVRHAARNLSIAGINAVILGLVFSGITVTVALITESRQLGLLNWLKAPATIHAVSAFLIIDCWTYCWHRLNHRIPFLWRFHRMHHSDPGMDVTTAVRFHLGEITISSILRLGIIVLIGIPIWLIILYDIVLLTITQFHHANIVLPKHLDRFIRFFIVSPNMHKVHHSRARIETDSNYSSVLSIWDRIFRSYREKENYREIKYGLENYDDDNKQSVKGLLKTPLFKS